A segment of the Corvus hawaiiensis isolate bCorHaw1 chromosome 16, bCorHaw1.pri.cur, whole genome shotgun sequence genome:
TGtcatctgaaatacattttacaaatatatatatacattgtCACATATATCTCAAATATATGTGCAATGAGACAGAGAAACACCAGAGGTGGAAAAGGTACAGATACTTCATTGCATCCCTCAGCTTCTCTACCACCATTGCCCCGGTGAACAGACTCAGCGTTTCACCCCTGGGaaaccagtgctcccagttgcCAACCTGCCCGTGTGAACTGGTGCCGGGTCTCGATCCCCAAACCCACGGTGGGGCCAAGCCTGGGGGAGCACTGGGGCGTGTTTGGGGGGGAGATGGAGGGGGGATGGTGTCCTGGGAGTGGGCAGCAGGACAGATGTGCACAGCTGGTGGGCGAGGGGATGGGTAGCGTCAGGTCGGGCACTGTCccatgtcctgtccctgctcgTGATGCAGCTGgatcctgccctgtgccagccccccCACGGCAGCATTCCTGAACTAGGGGGTGGGAGAGCAGGATGGGGTCGGAGTGCCGGACACAGCTGCCACACTCACTTCAGCGTGCAAGAAATGGGAGGGGGGGATACACATGGGACTCGTTTGGTTGTCAGCacgagaggaaaggaaagagcaggAGGGTTTAAAAATAAACGTATTTGTTCTGCCTTATTAAAGATAGAAAAGGTGGCTCTGAAATCATCTCCTACAAAAGGTTTGAAGGTCAAGCAGGCACCGAATCGCGAAAGGTTGAGCGCTAAGTGATTGTCCCAGCCCTGAAAGACAAAGTGCACTAAATTCGGGGATGAGAAGCTAAGGCTCGTCCCGATGATCCCCGGCCCCGGGCACGGCCCCCGGCCAAGTGAGGACCCTCCGTCTGCCAGGGCACAGAATGCTCTTCCCGGAGGTGGTTTTGGGGCGCAGGGatgcggctgctttctgctctcactggggtgttttttggggtgaAGCCaagtgggagcagcagcaggtccagcCCCCGAGCCCCGGCtggggaggctgctgctgccggaGGCTGCCCCGAGCCCCGGCCCAGGGCAGTCCCTGCGGGATGCTGGCCAAGAGGATTAGCGGCTCTCTCCTTTCTCGGACTCCTGCCATCCTTCAAGGATCAAGTGCAACGCCGGAGTGAACTCCAGGGACGGAGCTGGCTTGCTCGAGGAAATGGCCGGCGGCTGGTATTTTGGGGAGGGGACGGGGATATTTCGCCTTGCTCGTCTCCAAGCCTCTTCTCACAGGGACTCCGCTCCACAAAAACCCACAcccccagagcatccctgtgCCTTCCCAGCCCCCTAAGGAAACCCAAGTGCTGAACTTGGgctttttccacccttttttttttttttttcttttttactcctTTCTTTGACAGTTGATGGGATTTAAGCTATGGCTGGGCAGCCTTCCCGATGCTCCCTGGTGGTAGGAAAAAAGACCAGTAGCTCCGAGCACTCACAGGGAGGCAAAAATCATATTTATACACTATGTACCGGCATGGTCCAGCATCAGGACTAGGACTATACAGTAGATATAGGACATCTCACCAGAGCTAGACCCTCACTAGCAGGGTTTGGGGCAGAGGTGTGTCAACAGGGGCCAGGAAAGGTCTGAAATCCCCTCACCGTGCCAGCCACTGGCGCTCCCTGTCCCAGTTCACATCCTCCTACacagcagtttaaaaatacatctgtatATATTATTCTATTCTCCCAGGTAACACTGTACAATCATAgaagtttctttaaaagcaaTAATTTACTTAAAGACATCTCTATTTCTCTTTAGTTTTTATACAAATATTTActgtgatatatatatatatatatttataaagaaGTTAACCCTCTGAGGACTCTACAGCAGCAAGATGtgcaccttttattttttttaataattattatttattcaaAAGAACCTAAAACCACTTaaaagcatttgttttaaaaaaataaataagtagtGCTCACATAAAATCTCTCTGCCCcccctccatccttcccaccCCCCAGATGCTGtggtgcaaaaagcagggggtAAAAGCATCCCCCCAGGAGCAAAGGGATTGGTGATGGGATGGCATCCGCCTTTGCTGCCTTAGAAACATAAATGTCATGGCTGGAGCTCAATGGCACGTCCCTACATGTCCCCACTTTCGGGGACAACGCATTTGGGGCACTCAGTGCTGAAAATCtgcctcccagtgctgcccctgGAGAAGGTTTTCTCCAAGTGGTTTTTGTTGGAAGCCAAAAACAGAGCAGCCCCTTGGTGGGCAGTGTGGGGTCATGGTGACAGACACTGGTGGGAAGAAACTCTGCAGGGATGATGTCCCAGTCCCCAACACAGTGCTCCGTGGCATGGGGCAGTGGGATGCTcggggcagctgctccccagagcCCTTGGCAAGAAgaagatggggatggggacacaggaCAAATCCTGCTTCTGCCATCTATGTTTGGACATGACACAGCAAGTCCTGACCCCAGAACACGGCTTCCCTGGTGTGAGctgtggggggaaaaagcacCGGGAGCCCATCACAGCAGAAATGCTGTGGAGGACCCCGCTGTTGAGCCCCTCTCCCCAAGGGCTCCATGCCCAGGGTCAGATGTGGGATGCCCATGGATACAAGGCCTTTCCCATggccacagggagcagggagccagATTTTGGCTCCCAGAGCACCAACGAGCAGCACGACCAGATGAAGAGACCCACAAACCTGCACCTTCCTGACTCCTTCCctctgtggggagcagggcaggagcagaggcttCCCACGCATGGGGGGCTTTGCCTTGTGCCGGAGCTAAAGCTAAACCAGGTTGTCACCAAGGCCAGCCTGAAAGGCAGTGGATGATGGGATGTGGGTGCTGCAGAGCAAAAGGGGCATCACCCAGAGGGGGGGATGCAGGTCGGGGCTGTGGAGAAGGGCTGGGACACGGGATGAGTTCGCATCTCTAAGGCACAATCCACCTTGaggctgggacacagggatgggctGGCTGAAGCACAAGATGGGGTGATTTTCTCAACTGGCATCTGTTGTTTTGGGGAAAACATCTGTCTCTGAAGCAGGACTCTCTGGTGAGTTGGGAATTCATAAAGCCCAGCCTGGCACGGACACAGCTCCAGTACTAGAAGAAGTGCAGCCCAACAAGATGACTTTCACATTGATTTCCACgtttgaaaatattcttcaaggaagaaaaataccaaattGGTTGGAAAAGTGGGGAAACACCCAATTTTGACAGCTCTCCACTctcatttttgtgcttttcactGTTTTGTCCCAGTTATGGTGAACCTTAGGAATTCCCCATCAGAGATGTTGGGGGAAACCCAACACTTCAGCAGCTGATGCTCCAGACCCCATTTCCACCCAGAAACCCAACATTTCCAGAAATTGGCTAATTACCATGCTTACAGTGCTTTTTTCTGTCACAGTCCTGCTTATCCTTATTACCTCCTTCGCCAATGATTCCACTACTTTCTTTCACTGCCACTGACCTCCAGTCACTTACATCTGTTTTCTGCCTATGAAGCCATGCCAGTGgtaaaaaaccaccccaaaattgGAGGCAATCTTAACTTTTAGCTCTTGCATCTACCCAACAAGTCACCCCCTCAAAGGACCCAGTGGCTTCTTCATTCccttgttcatttttaaaaaatactgaatgaCTTCTTTCAgatttaatattattattattattgttataataataattattattattattttagtaaACAGTCTCCCAAACGGTGcggtgaaaaaattaaaaaccctctcacctccctccccttttttttcccaaattaaaaagaagtacGTTAATGTTGCATGTTATTTCAAGTGTTGTTCTTGTGCAGCTGAACCAGACTGCCTGCCGAAGGAGCaattgttttgttgttgctgctcagttaaaaaaataaaaggaaaaaaaaaagaaagagagagagagagtaagaTTTGTTTCCTGATATTTCCTCTTTTTGGATCTCGCAGTGCTCGGCTCCAGGAAAACACTGGCGTTTTCCCCGTGGGGAGAGAAAAGCCCCACGGGGCCGCGCGGGGTGAGCGCCTGCCTGCACCCCACGGACCCTCCTCTTCTCATCCTTCcttctgtccatccatccatccatccgtccatccatcccccAGAGCCGTGGGCCCTGCCATGGGCGCCAGGCACAGGGGACGCGCCGTGGCCTGCCACCGTCCCCTCCTGCAGACCGCTCAGTGGTTATTGCGATGAAACTGAAAACTATGAACGATACTAATTTCTCAAGCATTCCTATGGCACTTGCATTGTTCTGCATAATTTGAGCGGGTTGTAGGGGAAGAGattagaggaggaaaaaaaatacccttgGAAAAGTCAACAGAAGGACCAAGAGTCATATTTCCGACTCCCTCCTGTACGACCGCTGATCCAACGCTATTGTGGCTTGAAGCCTGTCAAACTCATGCCTGTTGTCCGGGCTGAGGTCCTCCAGACCCCGGCTGtcatcatcttcctcttcctcgtCGCGGCTCATGAAGGCCAGCTCGTTCTCATAGCAGAAGGAGTtggtgctgggcagcaggaatTTGTTCTCTACCAAGTCCTTGGCGCTGCAACGGGGGGTGGACGGCACCTCGTAGGTTTTGTGGAAGTGGGAATAGTCTACTTTGTACTGGTTTTTCTCCTCGAACAAGACGGGCTCGAAGCGGTGGCCCCACAGGATTTCACTGGCCAGGTAGGAGCTCCGAGCTTGCGTCGTCATGGCTGTGGCCTCTACCATGCCCTCCAGGATGACGACGATCTCAAAGTCATCTGTCTCCAAGTCCTGGCGGCTTATCCCGAACAAGGGGCTGTCTTCGTTGATTTCGTGGAGAATGGTGATGGGAGACACCAAGAAAATACGGTCCAAGCCTTTATCAAACCCCACGTCAATGTCTATTTGGTCGAGTGGGATGTACTCCCCTTCCTCTGTGATCCTGGGCTTAATTAGCTGAGCTCGTACGTGGGCTTCTACTATGTGGCTTTTCCGTAGGTTCCCAACTCTCCACATCAGGCAGAGTTTTCCATCTCTCATCGCCACTACTGCATTATGGCTGAAAAGTAATGTCTGGGCCCGTTTTTTGGGCCTGGCCATTTTTGCCATTATTGCACCAATCATGAAAGAGTCGATTATACAGCCCACGATGGACTGAACCACCACCATGAAGACGGCGAGCGGACACTCCTCGGTCACGCAGCGGAAGCCATACCCAATCGTCGTTTGGGTCTCAATGGAGAACAGAAAAGCAGCCACAAAGCCATTGACCTGCAGAACGCAAGGCTTGAAAGTATCGTCTCCACCCGGGTTTTCTAGGTCTCCATGAATGAGTGCAATTAGCCAGAAAATCAGCCCAAACAATAACCAGGACACCAGAAATGCCAGGGAAAAGAGCAAGAGCATATACCTCCAGCGGATGTCAACGCACGTGGTGAACATGTCTGCAATGTACCTCTGTGGCTTGTCGTCCATGTTGGTGAACTCCACGTTGCACTGACCATTCTTCTTTACAAACCTGTTCCTGCATTTCCTCCTGGTGTGGATTTTCCCATTGCCAAAGCCGTTGATACCTGGCATGGTGGTCAACCTCAGCCCGTCTTCCTCGGAGGACACGATGCTGTAAGGGTTGACTCTGCCTGTAGTCATCCCTGAGCCAAGCCCACAGTGAAGGTGAAGGGTCTTGCGACTCCCAATGTCCCCCTGAcccacccctgcccacccccCAAATTCTGCTGCGGTGGAAGAGAAGTCCCAAATTTCCACGTCTTGGCTGCCACGTCACCACACGGATCCTGTGAGAGGCTCTGCaatgagaaaacaaagacaGGGCCGTTACCTCTCACAACACAGGGACCCAAGGGGCTGCTTGGCCAGTGGTTCTCATGGGCTGCATGTTGACTGACAACCCCTTACACTGTTCTAATTCTCCCTTCCTTCGCTGGGCTGCTCCCAAAAAATACACAGGTGGAAGGGAGAAGGTGTTAGAGTTTGTTCTTTCATGGTAGAAAGTGAGTGAACAAATCTTATTGCATTTGTGGGACACTCAACAACTCCAGCAGATGAAAAACCTGGAGTTTCTCCACTTCATTTTTCCCACGAGCTCTGCCACCAGAGAGGAAAGTGGAGAGGCCAAGCTGTTCTCCTTGGGACACAGATATCAATAAAGGTACTCCTGGAAGCGGCTCCATCAGTTCACATTGCCTGTGCCAGATGGATCAACGCCCAGCCCAGCGCCGACCTTGGAGCACCAGCTCTTCTGGGCTCGAGGGAAAGCACAGGGAGATGTGGATTTAACCTCTGTCCCCCTGCCCGGGGAtgggagaggacacagccaACATGCAGCCGGCTGGAGAAGGTCCCGGGAAGGCACTTGCTTGGGGCAGATGTCCTGAGGAGCAACTTTCCCAACGTATCCATTGGGACATGGAGCCATCCATGGTCACAGATGGGTTTAGCTGGCCAAGTCTCATGAAGGAGCAACTGCCACTGGGGAATGGGGAGCTGTTTTGGTCCCTTCTGGAAGGCTCAGCTGCAGGGTCAAGGACCTACACTCAACTTTGCTTGAGAGAGAGGTGACATGGACATGGGAGAAGTGGCCCAGGCCTAGTGGGCTCCCTGGTGGAGGTGAGCGTGTGGTAGGGGAACCTAGTGACAGCCTGCCAGGCTGCTGGACCCTCCAGCCCCTCATGGGGCTGCATTAGGGAGTGGACAGGATCGTGGAGAAGCCATGTGTCACATTCCAAGCACCTCCAAGAGATGGCACCACAGGAACTCTCCACACACCACTCCCTGCCCCAGGTCACTCTATTATTTAGCGACATGGGACGTGCCACTGAGGGTGGAACTGCCTTGCTGGCACTGAGACCTGCACAGTGCAACAACATGGTGGGGGAGCGGGTGCAGAGTCCCCCGTGACACCCCAGCTCGTGCCTGGAGCTCAGCGAAGCCGCCGGGCTGGACGTGCTGTGCCGGATCCGCTGGCCTGATCAATGCGGTCCATTCCAATCGACCAATGGATTGCAATCAGCTCCAGTGCCCGGGGACATGCTGGGACAAACACACCCTTTCCATTACACAGTGTCCAGGGCCAGCCAGCGCCAGCACCAGGGAGCACTGCCAGGCACaacctgcctggggctgcatCATCCCAGCTCACAATGATACCCTGGACTGCCGTTTACTGAAATGctccccaaatccagcctgAGAATCCAGAAACACTCCAGAAGCCCTGCACCACAAGCAGGAGCACTAAAGCCTGCCCAAACCTCCCAGGTGCTGGACACAGACCTATGTGGGCCACCACCCTACACTAAACAACACATTTCCCCCGGTGCAATCCAGGCACAAGCATTTTTTATCCCCAAAGTTGATTTTTTGAGAGCAACAGTTATTTTTTGGCATCTCAGCAGACCAAGGGATTGCTCATACACAGAATGAGATCCTCTCCCTCCTTGGGGCCACAGGGGAGAGTAAAATAGGCACAAACAGTTAATATTAAGAGCAAATATTTACAATCTTACAGTCCCTGGAAGTCAAACAGGACCGAAGTGGCCTTGCAGAGCTGATCTGTCAGGCCGGCTGCCCAGCACCAACCTGGTCTCTCACCCTGAGACTTCCTCCTGTTC
Coding sequences within it:
- the LOC125334248 gene encoding ATP-sensitive inward rectifier potassium channel 12, which translates into the protein MTTGRVNPYSIVSSEEDGLRLTTMPGINGFGNGKIHTRRKCRNRFVKKNGQCNVEFTNMDDKPQRYIADMFTTCVDIRWRYMLLLFSLAFLVSWLLFGLIFWLIALIHGDLENPGGDDTFKPCVLQVNGFVAAFLFSIETQTTIGYGFRCVTEECPLAVFMVVVQSIVGCIIDSFMIGAIMAKMARPKKRAQTLLFSHNAVVAMRDGKLCLMWRVGNLRKSHIVEAHVRAQLIKPRITEEGEYIPLDQIDIDVGFDKGLDRIFLVSPITILHEINEDSPLFGISRQDLETDDFEIVVILEGMVEATAMTTQARSSYLASEILWGHRFEPVLFEEKNQYKVDYSHFHKTYEVPSTPRCSAKDLVENKFLLPSTNSFCYENELAFMSRDEEEEDDDSRGLEDLSPDNRHEFDRLQATIALDQRSYRRESEI